In a genomic window of SAR116 cluster alpha proteobacterium HIMB100:
- a CDS encoding putative membrane protein (PFAM: Branched-chain amino acid transport protein (AzlD)), with translation MDNLILWSLIFVCGMLTFSTRFLPLTDLLPKQLPPLLEKALHYVPVAVLTPIVIYGVFLPEGRLLLTDNMRIFAALLALVATLITGRVIITIVVGMGSLWVIELLMLPAG, from the coding sequence ATGGATAATTTAATTCTGTGGAGCCTGATCTTTGTTTGCGGGATGCTGACTTTTTCGACCCGGTTTCTGCCTCTGACCGACCTCTTGCCCAAACAGCTGCCGCCGCTGCTAGAAAAAGCCCTGCATTATGTTCCTGTGGCAGTACTTACACCGATTGTGATTTATGGCGTATTTTTGCCAGAGGGACGCTTGCTGTTAACTGATAATATGCGCATCTTTGCCGCCTTGCTTGCGCTGGTCGCTACGCTGATTACAGGCCGTGTCATCATTACAATTGTGGTCGGCATGGGCAGCCTGTGGGTAATTGAACTGCTGATGCTACCTGCCGGCTAA
- a CDS encoding putative branched-chain amino acid permease (azaleucine resistance) (PFAM: AzlC protein~TIGRFAM: 4-azaleucine resistance probable transporter AzlC), translated as MHRSTTKNRTAWQEFKAGVSEELPLQIGIIPFGLVFGILGVESGLSPMQTVCLSLILFGGASQIVFAQLVAAGTPFGIILASVTTINLRHTLYGLSMATYLRDLPLPWRLGLAYLLTDEAYAVSIRRFSQQPASSYMHFHLLGTGLTLHLFWQVSTISGVVIGQTLPDSLSLGFVIPLTFIAILAPIIRRPAELVAACCASITVLISYHLPWNLWLILAAFAGITGGLLTERLTAQKGTI; from the coding sequence ATGCACAGATCAACCACAAAAAACAGGACAGCTTGGCAAGAATTCAAAGCCGGTGTGAGTGAGGAACTGCCTTTGCAAATTGGCATTATTCCCTTCGGCTTGGTGTTTGGCATTCTGGGCGTTGAAAGCGGGCTCAGCCCGATGCAGACTGTATGTTTGTCGCTTATCCTTTTTGGCGGCGCAAGTCAGATTGTATTTGCCCAACTGGTTGCAGCCGGAACCCCCTTTGGGATCATTTTGGCATCGGTGACGACAATCAATCTGAGACATACCCTTTATGGGCTGTCGATGGCCACCTATCTGCGCGACCTGCCGTTACCGTGGCGTCTTGGCCTGGCTTATTTGTTAACAGATGAAGCTTATGCTGTATCAATCAGGCGATTTTCTCAGCAACCTGCATCCTCTTATATGCATTTTCATCTGCTGGGCACAGGATTGACATTGCACCTGTTCTGGCAGGTCTCAACCATCAGCGGCGTTGTGATTGGCCAGACACTGCCTGACAGCTTGTCGCTTGGCTTTGTGATCCCGCTGACTTTTATTGCCATTCTGGCCCCTATTATCAGACGTCCAGCTGAGCTGGTTGCTGCCTGCTGCGCATCCATAACAGTGTTGATCAGCTATCATCTGCCGTGGAATCTGTGGCTCATTCTTGCTGCTTTTGCGGGCATCACTGGCGGGCTGTTGACGGAACGCCTGACGGCACAGAAAGGCACTATCTGA
- a CDS encoding 3-phosphoglycerate kinase (PFAM: Phosphoglycerate kinase), with the protein MARSILDNLEQLTGKTLLVRVDFNCPLAEGQVADSTRIDRVLPGLKKLTDAGARLVLLSHLGRPKGQRLPQFSLQPVCDYLSSALGYSVPLLAEPVAAERPAAGKIVMLENLRFWPEEEANDQGFAARLAALGDIYVNDAFSCAHRAHASTDALARLLPAFAGPVMVTELQAVGAALEDPQRPVAAVVGGAKVSTKLDVLTHLIDKVDILLLGGGMANTFLAAKGMDMGASLMEPDLIDTAADIIAAADKKGCKLMLPEDGLAAVEFKAGAAHRHIPNHAILNAEMMLDIGPTAISHYQEALAGARTVLWNGPMGAFEIAPFDRATVALARTVASATQAGELLSVAGGGDTVAALNHAGVTEQFSYVSLAGGAFLEYIEGKTLPGVAVLAE; encoded by the coding sequence ATGGCTCGATCAATATTGGATAATCTTGAACAACTGACAGGAAAGACGCTTCTTGTCCGTGTTGATTTCAACTGTCCTCTGGCAGAGGGTCAAGTTGCAGACAGTACGCGTATCGATCGTGTTCTGCCGGGCTTGAAAAAATTGACTGATGCAGGCGCAAGACTTGTGCTGCTCAGCCATTTGGGACGACCAAAGGGACAGAGATTGCCTCAGTTCAGTTTGCAGCCTGTCTGTGATTATCTCAGCTCTGCACTGGGCTACAGCGTCCCGCTTTTAGCAGAACCTGTTGCTGCTGAGCGGCCCGCGGCTGGCAAGATTGTAATGCTTGAAAATCTGCGGTTCTGGCCTGAAGAAGAAGCGAATGATCAGGGGTTTGCTGCACGGCTTGCTGCTTTGGGTGATATCTATGTAAATGATGCGTTTTCCTGTGCGCACCGTGCCCATGCTTCTACAGATGCCCTTGCCCGTCTTCTGCCCGCCTTTGCGGGACCTGTGATGGTTACAGAACTCCAGGCTGTAGGTGCGGCTTTGGAAGATCCTCAGCGTCCTGTTGCAGCTGTTGTCGGTGGAGCTAAAGTGTCAACCAAGCTGGATGTGCTCACCCATCTCATCGATAAAGTAGACATATTGCTCTTAGGGGGCGGCATGGCCAACACCTTTCTGGCCGCCAAAGGGATGGATATGGGGGCGTCGCTGATGGAGCCTGACCTGATTGACACAGCTGCTGACATCATCGCTGCCGCAGATAAAAAAGGCTGCAAGCTTATGCTGCCTGAAGATGGGTTGGCTGCTGTTGAATTCAAGGCAGGTGCCGCGCACAGACACATCCCAAATCATGCTATTTTGAATGCAGAAATGATGCTGGATATTGGCCCCACAGCGATAAGCCATTATCAGGAGGCGTTGGCTGGAGCACGAACGGTTCTGTGGAATGGGCCTATGGGTGCGTTTGAGATCGCTCCCTTTGATAGAGCAACGGTTGCATTAGCCCGGACGGTTGCTTCGGCAACACAGGCTGGGGAGCTGTTATCTGTCGCTGGCGGTGGAGATACTGTAGCTGCGCTGAACCATGCTGGCGTCACCGAACAATTCAGTTATGTATCACTCGCGGGCGGTGCGTTTTTGGAATATATTGAAGGAAAGACCTTGCCGGGTGTTGCGGTTCTGGCGGAATGA